In one window of Helianthus annuus cultivar XRQ/B chromosome 17, HanXRQr2.0-SUNRISE, whole genome shotgun sequence DNA:
- the LOC110925583 gene encoding uncharacterized protein LOC110925583, with the protein MAATTVEEPMLSRLDRLDIIVRHLEELKVGNNNRTPKSSSCPSTPSSKSEGQASSFDFSPRSLEKHCRPIDDVVAETETKGTLIERLLHVEHRVAKLCVQLEEEMEAQRRRVEEEEEEEKKRVSKKKNRGLKQLVKSCVTGNTSI; encoded by the exons ATGGCGGCAACTACAGTTGAAGAACCCATGCTTTCTAGGCTTGATCGTCTTGATATCATT GTGAGGCATTTGGAAGAACTGAAAGTGGGGAACAATAATAGAACACCAAAAAGCTCGTCATGTCCATCGACACCATCGAGTAAAAGCGAGGGTCAGGCATCGTCGTTTGATTTTTCGCCTCGGAGCTTAGAGAAGCACTGCCGTCCGATCGACGATGTGGTAGCCGAGACGGAGACCAAAGGAACGCTAATTGAGAGGCTTCTTCATGTGGAACACCGTGTAGCCAAG TTGTGTGTGCAGTTGGAAGAGGAGATGGAAGCACAGAGGAGGAGAgttgaggaagaagaagaagaagaaaagaagagagTAAGCAAGAAGAAGAATAGGGGTTTGAAGCAGTTGGTCAAATCTTGTGTTACAGGCAACACATCGATCTGA